A region from the Kribbella shirazensis genome encodes:
- a CDS encoding sensor domain-containing protein, with amino-acid sequence MESPKTVWGALASPRYLISSWPWRSYAYLLTSVPMGALSIVVLIGIAGLSALLSPILIGILMLTAFPLLGAGIGWIERRRAGLMLVDGVSSPHAKLPAGLTRRARLTYRRREQASMRALGYSFVLGVFLWPVSAAFAGISATVLLTTLAAPVIADGDQMGMGPWTLDTAREGLVFLVLFGPVFFAVSSYLLGLIAGAEAALARAMLGPRQEELQRNLAELRRSRLDLVDAFETERARIERHLHDGVQQRLVGLTMTLGLAELDLPEGEGRRLVVKAHAEAEAALADLRAAVRGIHPRVLVDHGLEAAVREVADRMPLPVALQFSIVARLPAPIEAAAYFVVSEALANVAKHARATKCEVSGWVDRERLVITVQDDGVGGARPGEGTGLTGLVTRLDALGGTLDVDSPPGGPTRLRMECPCQLGD; translated from the coding sequence GTGGAGAGTCCGAAGACGGTCTGGGGAGCGCTGGCGTCGCCGCGCTACCTCATCTCGTCGTGGCCGTGGCGCAGCTATGCGTACCTCCTCACCTCCGTGCCGATGGGTGCCCTGTCGATCGTCGTCCTGATCGGCATCGCGGGACTGAGCGCACTGCTCAGCCCGATCCTGATCGGCATCCTGATGCTGACCGCGTTCCCGCTCCTCGGCGCCGGGATCGGATGGATCGAACGCCGGCGGGCCGGGCTGATGCTGGTCGACGGTGTCAGCAGCCCGCACGCGAAACTGCCTGCAGGACTCACCCGGCGGGCGAGGCTGACGTATCGCCGCCGCGAGCAGGCGTCGATGCGGGCACTCGGCTACAGCTTCGTGCTCGGTGTCTTCCTGTGGCCGGTCAGCGCTGCGTTCGCCGGGATCAGCGCGACCGTGCTGCTGACGACCCTCGCGGCGCCGGTGATCGCGGACGGCGACCAGATGGGCATGGGCCCGTGGACACTGGACACGGCGCGCGAGGGGCTCGTCTTCCTGGTCCTGTTCGGGCCGGTGTTCTTTGCGGTCAGCTCGTACCTGCTCGGGTTGATCGCCGGTGCCGAGGCCGCACTCGCCCGGGCGATGCTCGGGCCGCGGCAGGAGGAGTTGCAGCGCAACCTCGCCGAACTGCGTCGATCCCGTTTGGACCTGGTCGACGCGTTCGAGACCGAGCGGGCGCGGATCGAGCGGCACCTGCACGACGGCGTACAGCAGCGGCTGGTCGGGCTGACGATGACGCTCGGGCTGGCCGAGCTGGATCTGCCCGAGGGCGAGGGCCGGCGGCTGGTGGTGAAGGCACACGCGGAGGCGGAGGCGGCGCTGGCGGATCTGCGGGCCGCCGTACGGGGGATCCATCCACGCGTTCTGGTCGATCACGGGCTGGAGGCCGCCGTACGGGAGGTGGCCGACCGGATGCCGTTGCCGGTGGCGCTGCAGTTCTCGATCGTGGCCCGGCTGCCGGCGCCGATCGAGGCCGCGGCGTACTTCGTGGTGAGCGAGGCGCTCGCGAACGTGGCCAAGCACGCCCGGGCGACCAAGTGCGAGGTGTCCGGCTGGGTGGACCGGGAACGGCTCGTCATCACCGTGCAGGACGACGGCGTCGGCGGTGCACGACCGGGGGAGGGGACCGGCTTGACCGGGCTGGTGACGCGGCTGGACGCGCTGGGCGGCACACTCGACGTCGACAGTCCACCCGGTGGACCGACCCGACTGAGAATGGAGTGCCCGTGCCAACTCGGCGATTGA
- a CDS encoding AMP-binding protein, producing MATEQSTAEVTREFRAARDFLVAHRDDYETAYRDFNWPQFERFNWARDWFDALAVEQPEVAALTIVEEDGEVNTRTYAEMAERSRKVAGWLTAAGLKPGDRVLIVLGNQVELWETMLGCIRAGAVMIPATTLLTDADLADRISRGNVRAVVTSGADAGRYAGIADHCLRVAVGEPAEGWLHYPDSESYDGPVPDVDTAADDSLPLYFTSGTTSQPKLVEHTQVSYPLGHLSTMYWIGLQPGDVHLNVSSPGWAKHSWSNVFAPWNAGATVFLYNYTRFNAEKMLDVLQTYGVTTFCAPPTVWRMLIQADLSAVEVRIRECISAGEPLNPEVIEQVRTAWGITIRDGYGQTETTAQIGNTPGQPVKPGSMGRPLPGYTIALIDPSTDEIGDDGEICIELAPAPVPLMSGYRDAQELTDEVMRKGYYHTGDVASRDEDGYITYVGRSDDVFKASDYRISPFELESVLIEHPAVAEAAVVPSPDPVRLAVPKAYVVLAAGHEPSRELAGEILAFCREHLAPYKRIRRLEFAELPKTISGKIRRVELRADEAAKVAGNGDTGQTYDEADFK from the coding sequence ATGGCGACGGAGCAGAGCACTGCGGAGGTCACGCGGGAGTTTCGGGCGGCGCGGGACTTCTTGGTGGCGCATCGCGACGACTACGAGACGGCGTACCGGGACTTCAACTGGCCGCAGTTCGAGCGGTTCAACTGGGCGCGGGACTGGTTCGACGCGCTCGCGGTGGAGCAGCCCGAGGTGGCCGCGCTGACGATCGTCGAGGAGGACGGCGAGGTCAACACGCGGACGTACGCCGAGATGGCCGAGCGCTCCCGCAAGGTGGCCGGCTGGCTGACCGCGGCCGGGCTCAAGCCGGGTGACCGGGTGCTGATCGTGCTCGGCAACCAGGTCGAGCTCTGGGAAACCATGCTCGGCTGCATCCGCGCCGGCGCGGTGATGATCCCGGCCACCACGCTGCTCACCGACGCCGACCTCGCCGACCGGATCTCCCGCGGCAACGTCCGCGCCGTCGTCACCAGCGGCGCCGACGCCGGACGGTACGCCGGGATCGCGGACCACTGCCTCCGCGTCGCGGTCGGCGAACCGGCCGAAGGCTGGCTGCACTACCCGGACTCCGAGAGCTACGACGGCCCGGTGCCCGACGTCGACACCGCCGCCGACGACTCGCTCCCGCTGTACTTCACGTCAGGTACGACGAGCCAGCCGAAACTGGTCGAGCACACACAGGTCAGCTACCCGCTCGGCCACCTCTCGACGATGTACTGGATCGGGTTGCAGCCGGGCGACGTCCATCTGAACGTCTCGTCCCCCGGCTGGGCGAAGCACTCCTGGAGCAACGTCTTCGCCCCCTGGAACGCCGGGGCGACCGTGTTCCTCTACAACTACACGCGCTTCAACGCCGAGAAGATGCTCGACGTGCTGCAGACGTACGGCGTGACGACGTTCTGCGCCCCGCCGACGGTGTGGCGGATGCTGATCCAGGCCGACCTGTCCGCGGTCGAGGTCCGGATCCGCGAGTGCATCTCGGCCGGCGAGCCGCTGAACCCCGAGGTGATCGAACAGGTCCGGACCGCCTGGGGCATCACGATCCGGGACGGGTACGGCCAGACCGAGACGACCGCGCAGATCGGCAACACCCCTGGTCAGCCGGTGAAGCCCGGGTCGATGGGCCGCCCGTTGCCCGGGTACACCATCGCGCTGATCGATCCGTCGACCGACGAGATCGGCGACGACGGCGAGATCTGCATCGAACTCGCCCCCGCCCCGGTCCCCCTGATGAGCGGGTACCGCGACGCGCAGGAGCTCACCGACGAGGTGATGCGCAAGGGGTACTACCACACCGGTGACGTCGCAAGCCGGGACGAGGACGGCTACATCACGTACGTCGGGCGCTCGGACGACGTGTTCAAGGCCAGCGACTACCGCATCTCGCCGTTCGAGCTGGAGTCCGTGCTGATCGAGCACCCGGCCGTCGCCGAGGCAGCCGTCGTACCGTCGCCGGACCCGGTGCGGCTCGCCGTACCGAAGGCGTACGTCGTCCTCGCGGCCGGTCACGAGCCGTCGCGGGAGCTGGCCGGCGAGATCCTGGCGTTCTGCCGGGAGCACCTGGCGCCGTACAAGCGGATCAGGCGGCTCGAGTTCGCCGAGCTGCCGAAGACGATCTCCGGGAAGATCCGCCGGGTCGAGCTGCGGGCGGACGAGGCGGCCAAGGTCGCGGGCAACGGCGACACCGGACAGACGTACGACGAAGCAGACTTCAAGTAG
- a CDS encoding ABC transporter permease: MSFDTGLGWAAVVVLPLLVAIGVGASRYAGLRHDKGIVTAALRAVVQLAAVGAVVGVALQHTLGALAFVLLMFVVATITSTRRIRHSAEVPGQWAYCAAAIGCGAFTVLLLLILPGVVPRNPASILPMGGIIVGGAMTATTLAGRRVLSEYGTRYGEFEAGLSIGLLQPDAFKLVVGPIAGDALLPALDQTRTVGLVTLPGAFVGMVLGGASPTKAAALQLVVLIGLVAAEAIAILVLTELLSRAKLPDGRTVTS, from the coding sequence ATGTCCTTCGACACCGGCCTCGGCTGGGCGGCCGTGGTCGTCCTGCCGCTGCTCGTCGCGATCGGCGTCGGCGCGTCCCGGTACGCCGGGCTCCGGCACGACAAGGGGATCGTCACCGCGGCGCTGCGCGCGGTCGTACAGCTCGCCGCGGTCGGCGCGGTCGTCGGGGTCGCGCTGCAGCACACGCTCGGCGCGCTCGCGTTCGTCCTGCTGATGTTCGTCGTCGCCACGATCACGAGCACGCGGCGGATCCGGCACAGCGCGGAGGTTCCGGGGCAGTGGGCGTACTGCGCCGCCGCGATCGGGTGCGGCGCGTTCACCGTACTGCTGCTGCTGATCCTGCCGGGCGTCGTACCGCGGAACCCGGCGAGCATCCTGCCGATGGGCGGCATCATCGTCGGCGGCGCGATGACCGCGACCACACTCGCCGGGCGGCGGGTGCTGAGCGAGTACGGCACGCGGTACGGCGAGTTCGAGGCCGGACTGTCGATCGGGCTGCTGCAGCCGGACGCGTTCAAACTCGTGGTCGGACCGATCGCCGGCGACGCGCTGCTGCCGGCGCTCGATCAGACCCGCACGGTCGGCCTCGTGACGCTGCCCGGCGCGTTCGTCGGCATGGTCCTCGGCGGCGCCTCGCCGACCAAGGCGGCCGCGCTGCAACTCGTCGTACTGATCGGACTCGTGGCGGCCGAGGCGATCGCCATCCTCGTCCTCACCGAACTCCTGTCCCGCGCCAAGCTGCCGGACGGGCGTACCGTTACCTCATGA
- a CDS encoding CoA-binding protein, translating into MDEAIRKILAECETWAVVGLSNNTSRAAYGVARFLQGHGKRIVPVHPAAETVHGEQGYATLADIPFAVDCVDVFVRSELAGDIADQAVGINAKAVWFQLDVVDQDAYARTTAAGLTMVMDRCPAIEWGRLGPAPEGI; encoded by the coding sequence ATGGACGAGGCGATCCGGAAGATCCTGGCCGAGTGTGAGACGTGGGCGGTGGTGGGGTTGTCGAACAACACCAGCCGGGCGGCGTACGGCGTGGCGCGGTTCCTGCAGGGGCACGGCAAGCGGATCGTGCCGGTGCATCCGGCGGCGGAGACCGTGCACGGCGAGCAGGGGTACGCGACGCTCGCGGACATCCCGTTCGCGGTGGACTGCGTGGACGTGTTCGTGCGGTCGGAGCTGGCGGGCGACATCGCCGACCAGGCGGTGGGAATCAACGCGAAGGCGGTGTGGTTCCAGCTGGACGTAGTGGATCAGGACGCCTACGCGCGGACGACGGCGGCAGGACTCACCATGGTGATGGATCGTTGCCCGGCGATCGAGTGGGGGCGTCTCGGACCGGCACCCGAAGGGATCTGA
- a CDS encoding DUF2630 family protein: MSDDKSIFSRIDELVAEEHELRTKHAAGQVDNADEQSRLRALEVELDQCWDLLRQRRAKREFGENPDDATPRPADTVEGYLN; this comes from the coding sequence ATGAGTGACGACAAGAGCATCTTCAGCCGCATCGACGAGCTGGTGGCCGAGGAGCACGAGCTGCGGACCAAGCACGCTGCCGGGCAGGTCGACAACGCCGACGAGCAGTCCCGGCTCCGGGCGCTCGAGGTCGAGCTGGACCAGTGCTGGGACCTGCTCCGCCAGCGCCGCGCGAAGCGCGAGTTCGGTGAGAACCCCGACGACGCGACGCCCCGCCCCGCCGACACCGTCGAGGGCTACCTCAACTAG
- a CDS encoding TIGR03667 family PPOX class F420-dependent oxidoreductase produces the protein MFSIDTSTDFGKRIERQLGDERVVWLTTVGRSGTPAPNPVWFLWHDGDILISSQPNKAKLRNVAAHPQVAVHFNATYTGGDVGVVSGTAVIDSEPLSGEALAAYTAKYADDIAGLGMTPDQFHSDYSVVIRITPEKLRGF, from the coding sequence ATGTTCTCCATCGACACGTCCACCGATTTCGGCAAGCGGATCGAGCGGCAGCTCGGCGACGAGCGGGTGGTCTGGCTGACCACCGTCGGCAGGTCGGGTACGCCGGCGCCGAACCCGGTGTGGTTCCTCTGGCACGACGGCGACATCCTGATCAGCAGCCAGCCGAACAAGGCGAAGCTGCGCAACGTCGCCGCCCACCCGCAGGTCGCGGTGCACTTCAACGCGACCTACACCGGGGGAGACGTCGGGGTCGTCTCCGGTACGGCGGTGATCGACAGCGAGCCGCTCAGCGGCGAGGCGCTGGCGGCGTACACCGCGAAGTACGCCGACGACATCGCCGGCCTCGGGATGACACCGGACCAGTTCCACTCCGACTACTCGGTCGTGATCCGGATCACCCCGGAGAAACTGCGCGGTTTCTAG
- a CDS encoding FtsX-like permease family protein — MMFRISRQTVGQHRSLYAGSFVALAAGVFLLGLAATATAATVAYDGPTGTRISVTTLGGDGTAPQRVSVPLSGADVSGLQTVLSMVGTISGFITIFVIASTFAFAVASRRQEIGLLRLIGATPRQIRRMIMGEALVVASAASLTGALAAHLATPLLLRKASYTELAPVKLEPASPWVPLAIAVGAGLLVAMLGARSAARRAGKVGPIDALREAALEPPRIGPVRIGFGLLFLVGAIVMLTLIRPSTGEGAAPLAMFTPMVMVVALTLLAPLVVPLIGRLWAAPLVAWTQVSGRLARSNVVTAPRRSASLAAPILAISAIAGSMVLTLSFAADSEAANIRDAVRAPIVVSGPVPPGEPGVQAVDAGVPLQLVRIAADYAELEDVEGIDPAIASRTRDLTVLSGALGRLTGDTVAISKEMSGFEGYHVGDEIPMVSPNGTPVRLRVVAIVKDAFGVNPSFLIPLDVARRHAPDAQVQRSFVLPADGVAPAELVKRLPGAQLAADWEADQAEGLRKGNRFGLIILLGPAALYSAIAIANTLLMSSLQRRHEFATSRLLGATPAQLRRMVLWESSLVGAVALSLGTVITITVGVLLRNALTSGLTDVPTTIPWSILLAIGALCLTLTIGSALAPTAYLLRVVETARRP; from the coding sequence ATGATGTTCCGCATCAGCCGCCAGACCGTCGGGCAGCATCGCTCGCTGTACGCCGGTTCGTTCGTCGCGCTCGCGGCCGGCGTCTTCCTCCTCGGCCTGGCCGCCACTGCGACCGCCGCCACGGTCGCGTACGACGGCCCGACCGGTACTCGGATCTCCGTCACCACACTCGGCGGGGACGGTACTGCGCCACAGCGGGTGAGCGTGCCGTTGTCGGGCGCCGACGTGTCCGGCCTGCAGACCGTGCTGAGCATGGTGGGGACGATCTCCGGGTTCATCACGATCTTCGTCATCGCGAGCACGTTCGCGTTCGCTGTCGCGTCCCGGCGCCAGGAAATCGGGCTGCTCCGGCTCATCGGGGCGACTCCGCGGCAGATCCGCCGCATGATCATGGGCGAGGCGCTGGTCGTCGCGTCCGCCGCATCCCTCACCGGTGCGCTCGCCGCTCACCTCGCCACACCGCTGCTGCTGCGCAAGGCGTCGTACACCGAGCTCGCACCGGTGAAGCTGGAGCCGGCGTCGCCCTGGGTACCGCTCGCGATCGCGGTCGGGGCCGGACTGCTGGTTGCGATGCTCGGAGCCCGGTCCGCGGCCCGGCGAGCGGGGAAGGTCGGGCCGATCGACGCATTGCGGGAAGCCGCGCTGGAGCCGCCGCGGATCGGTCCGGTACGGATCGGGTTCGGGCTGCTGTTCCTGGTCGGTGCGATCGTGATGCTGACGCTGATCCGGCCGTCGACCGGTGAGGGCGCGGCGCCGCTGGCGATGTTCACGCCGATGGTGATGGTGGTCGCACTGACGCTGCTGGCTCCGCTCGTCGTACCGCTGATCGGGAGGCTGTGGGCGGCGCCGCTGGTGGCCTGGACGCAGGTCTCTGGGCGGCTCGCGCGGAGCAACGTGGTCACCGCCCCGCGCCGGAGCGCGTCGCTGGCGGCGCCGATTCTTGCCATCTCAGCTATTGCGGGGTCGATGGTGCTGACGCTGAGCTTCGCGGCTGACAGCGAGGCGGCGAACATCCGTGATGCGGTCCGGGCACCGATCGTGGTCAGCGGCCCGGTACCGCCAGGCGAGCCCGGAGTGCAAGCAGTCGATGCCGGGGTACCGCTCCAGTTGGTGCGCATCGCCGCCGACTACGCAGAACTCGAGGACGTCGAGGGCATCGACCCGGCGATCGCGTCCCGGACCCGGGACCTCACCGTGCTGTCCGGTGCCCTTGGCCGGCTCACCGGTGACACCGTTGCCATCAGCAAAGAAATGTCGGGCTTCGAGGGCTACCACGTCGGCGACGAAATCCCGATGGTCTCCCCGAACGGGACGCCCGTGCGGCTGCGGGTGGTCGCGATCGTCAAGGACGCGTTCGGTGTCAACCCGTCGTTCCTGATCCCACTGGACGTCGCCCGCCGGCACGCACCGGACGCGCAGGTGCAGCGCAGTTTCGTGCTGCCCGCCGACGGAGTGGCACCCGCGGAGCTGGTGAAGCGGCTGCCGGGCGCGCAGCTGGCCGCGGACTGGGAGGCCGACCAGGCCGAGGGGCTGCGGAAGGGGAACCGGTTCGGTCTGATCATCCTGCTCGGCCCGGCCGCGCTCTACAGCGCCATCGCGATCGCGAACACGCTCCTGATGAGCAGTCTGCAGCGTCGGCACGAGTTCGCCACCTCGCGGCTACTCGGCGCGACGCCGGCGCAACTACGCCGGATGGTCCTCTGGGAGTCCTCGCTGGTCGGAGCCGTCGCCCTTAGCCTCGGCACCGTCATCACGATCACTGTCGGCGTGCTCCTGCGCAACGCGTTGACGTCCGGCCTGACCGACGTACCGACAACCATCCCGTGGAGCATCCTGCTAGCCATCGGCGCCCTCTGCCTAACCCTCACGATCGGATCCGCCCTGGCCCCGACCGCCTACCTCCTACGGGTCGTGGAAACCGCGAGAAGACCATAG
- a CDS encoding SLC13 family permease: MVERIAPVLVFLIAVTVIAELADRAKVFDVAAREAAHLARGRVWRLWLLVVALATGLTIVLSLDTCAVLLTPVVLSMARQLDIPPKLFAFTTVWLAGTASLLLPVSNLTNLLALHPFRRLDVSYLSVSWRPALAAIVITVAVLAALFHRDLRLRYFVPPTPAVEDKVLFWGSAAVCLLLGPAFVSGIEVAWPASVGAIALVVLFAVRRRSALRWSLIPFKLVGTVVVLFTVVGFLSSHGLEDLLRRVAGTTSELRLSATAAVGANLFDNLPAYLAMEPVASDSPHRMLALLIGVNCGCLLTLWGSLATLLWRSRCDAARVDISWWSFLWRGLILTPLVVTGAVLTLNG; encoded by the coding sequence TTGGTCGAGCGGATCGCGCCGGTTCTGGTGTTCCTGATCGCGGTGACCGTGATCGCCGAGCTCGCCGACCGGGCGAAGGTGTTCGACGTCGCGGCCCGCGAGGCGGCCCACCTCGCGCGCGGCCGGGTGTGGCGGCTGTGGCTGCTCGTGGTCGCGCTCGCCACCGGGCTGACGATCGTGCTGTCGCTCGACACCTGCGCCGTACTCCTGACGCCGGTGGTGCTGTCGATGGCCCGCCAGCTGGACATCCCGCCGAAGCTGTTCGCGTTCACCACCGTCTGGCTGGCCGGTACGGCGTCCCTCCTGCTACCGGTGTCCAACCTCACGAACCTGCTGGCCCTGCACCCGTTCCGCCGGCTGGACGTCAGCTATCTGTCCGTGAGTTGGCGGCCGGCGCTGGCCGCGATCGTCATCACCGTCGCGGTCCTGGCCGCCCTGTTCCATCGTGACCTGCGGCTGCGCTACTTCGTCCCGCCGACGCCCGCGGTCGAGGACAAGGTGCTGTTCTGGGGTTCGGCGGCCGTTTGCCTGCTGCTCGGCCCCGCGTTCGTCTCGGGCATCGAGGTGGCGTGGCCGGCGAGCGTCGGGGCGATCGCGCTGGTTGTTCTGTTCGCGGTCCGGCGCCGCAGTGCGCTGCGGTGGTCGCTGATCCCGTTCAAGCTGGTCGGCACGGTCGTGGTGCTGTTCACCGTGGTCGGGTTCCTGAGCTCGCACGGCCTCGAGGACCTCCTGCGGCGGGTGGCCGGTACCACCTCCGAGCTGCGACTGAGCGCCACGGCAGCCGTCGGCGCGAACCTCTTCGACAACCTCCCGGCGTACCTCGCCATGGAACCCGTCGCCTCCGACAGTCCGCACCGCATGCTAGCGCTGCTCATCGGAGTCAACTGCGGCTGCCTGCTCACCCTGTGGGGCTCGCTGGCAACCCTCCTCTGGCGATCCCGCTGCGACGCCGCCCGCGTAGACATCTCCTGGTGGTCATTCCTGTGGCGAGGGCTGATTCTGACGCCACTCGTGGTGACGGGCGCTGTTCTCACGCTCAATGGGTAA
- a CDS encoding LuxR C-terminal-related transcriptional regulator, producing the protein MPTRRLSIVLAEDSLLLREGLASILDRAGHEVRDSVGDADTLLAVVRKDPPDVVITDVRMPPGHSDEGLRAAAAIRAELPAIGILVLSQYVADAYLSSLLETTTGGIGYLLKDRVGHVTEFLESLDRVADGGTVVDPEVVRQLLARRRNDGPLAALTPRELEVLALMAEGRVNASIAEHLVVSEAAVRKHVGNIFAKLQLDDGLDRRVSAVLTYLRG; encoded by the coding sequence GTGCCAACTCGGCGATTGAGCATCGTGCTGGCAGAGGACTCGCTGTTGCTGCGCGAGGGGCTGGCAAGCATCCTTGATCGAGCTGGGCACGAGGTACGGGACAGTGTGGGCGACGCGGACACGTTGCTGGCGGTCGTCCGCAAGGACCCGCCGGACGTCGTCATCACCGACGTACGGATGCCGCCGGGGCACAGCGACGAGGGCCTGCGCGCCGCGGCGGCGATCCGGGCAGAGCTGCCCGCGATCGGCATCCTGGTGCTGTCGCAGTACGTCGCCGACGCCTATCTCTCGTCGTTGCTGGAGACAACGACCGGTGGGATCGGGTACCTGCTGAAGGACCGTGTCGGGCACGTCACCGAGTTCCTCGAGTCGCTCGACCGGGTCGCGGACGGTGGCACCGTGGTCGACCCGGAGGTGGTGCGGCAACTCCTGGCCCGACGGCGGAACGACGGACCGCTGGCGGCCCTCACCCCGCGTGAACTGGAGGTGCTCGCACTGATGGCGGAGGGCCGCGTGAACGCGTCGATCGCGGAGCACCTCGTGGTGAGCGAGGCCGCCGTCCGCAAACACGTCGGCAACATCTTCGCGAAACTACAACTGGACGACGGACTCGATCGGCGCGTGTCCGCAGTACTGACTTATCTGAGGGGCTAG
- a CDS encoding ABC transporter ATP-binding protein encodes MTATAPTYPSVAPIEPPALLLDGITKTYRSKAGAVDALRGVTYHFARGSFTAVMGPSGSGKSTLLQCAAGLDQPTTGNVVLNGVTLGGLNEVQLTKLRRADMGFVFQAYNLLPSLTVYDNVALPLRLTGRRPARNDVLRTLEQVGLQGKAKRRPAELSGGQQQRVAIARALITKPSVFFADEPTGALDSGTSRQILGLLREATDRAGQTVVMVTHDPVAAAYAERVLFLSDGLLAGHLDRATPAQIAAAMSELER; translated from the coding sequence ATGACCGCTACCGCGCCGACGTACCCCTCCGTCGCTCCGATCGAACCGCCGGCCCTGCTGCTGGACGGCATCACCAAGACGTACCGTTCCAAGGCCGGCGCGGTCGACGCGTTGCGCGGCGTGACGTACCACTTCGCGCGCGGCTCGTTCACCGCGGTGATGGGGCCGTCCGGCTCCGGCAAGTCGACGTTGCTGCAGTGCGCCGCCGGACTCGACCAGCCGACCACCGGGAACGTCGTCCTCAACGGCGTCACCTTGGGCGGCCTCAACGAGGTGCAGCTCACCAAACTGCGCCGGGCCGACATGGGGTTCGTGTTCCAGGCGTACAACCTGCTGCCGTCGCTGACCGTGTACGACAACGTCGCCCTGCCGCTGCGCCTCACCGGCCGGCGTCCGGCGCGCAACGACGTACTGCGGACTCTGGAGCAGGTCGGCCTGCAGGGGAAGGCGAAACGGCGGCCCGCGGAGCTGTCAGGTGGGCAGCAGCAGCGGGTCGCGATCGCGCGAGCATTGATTACCAAGCCATCGGTGTTCTTCGCCGACGAACCGACCGGCGCCCTGGACAGCGGCACCAGCCGGCAGATCCTCGGGCTGTTGCGCGAGGCAACCGACCGCGCCGGGCAGACCGTGGTGATGGTCACCCACGATCCGGTCGCGGCCGCGTACGCCGAACGCGTCCTGTTCCTGTCCGACGGCCTCCTCGCCGGCCACCTCGACCGGGCCACCCCGGCGCAGATCGCCGCCGCGATGAGCGAGCTGGAGCGATGA